The Syntrophales bacterium region GGGGTGTTCTCCGGCCTGACCACCGCCTGGGCGGGGCCGACCCAGTTGACCTACAGCATCTTTTTCCCGCCGAATCACGGCCAGAAAGTGGCTGCCGACGCATGGGCCAAGGAAGTGGAAAAGCGGACCCAGGGGCAGGTGAAAATCCAGGTCTTCGCCGGAGGATCCCTTACCCAGGCGGATCAGTGCTACGATGGCGTCGTAAAGGGAATCTCCGACATGTGCATGTCCGCGTTCGCATACACCCGCGGCCGTTTTCCCGTCATGGAGGCGCTGGATCTTCCTCTCGGGTACCCGAACGGCCGGACCGCGACCAGGGTGGCCAACGAGTTCTATCAGAAACTGAAGCCCCGGGAACTGAATCAGGTCAAGGTTCTCTATCTGCATGCTCACGGACCGGGGCTCCTGCATACCGTAAAGCCGGTACGGAAACTGGAAGACCTGAGGGGTATGAAGATCCGTTCGACGGGTCTCAGCGCGAAGGTCATCAAAGCCCTGGGAGCCGTTCCGGTTGCCATGCCCCAGGGGTCGACCTATGAATCCCTGCAGAAGGGGGTTGTGGAAGGGACGATCGGTCCCATTGAGGTTCTCAAGGGATGGAAGCAGGCGGAGGTGATCAAGAATACGACGGAATGCCGTGATATCGGCTACACCACGGCGATGTTCGTTGTCATGAACCTAAAAAAATGGAACTCCCTGCCTCCGAATGTCCGTAAGGCCATGGAGGATGTGAGCACCGAATGGATTGACGTACACGGCAAGGCCTGGGACGACCTCGATGCCGAGGGGAGGGCATACAGCCTCAAGCTTGGCAATAAAATCCTCCCGCTTTCGAAGGCCGAGAGTCTTCGCTGGAGGAAGGCCGTTGATCCCGTGATCGACGAATACGTAAATACCGTGAAGGCGAGCGGGGTGTCCGGGAAATCAGTGGTCCAGGAAGCCGAACTCCTGATTGGGAAGTCGGGTCGTCCAGCCAAGAAGAAGTAGTAGCGGACCGCCCGGAGACGTGCAGCAGAGGGGAGCACCATGCCCTGGAAACGGAGATACCTGAAGACAATCGGGTTTGCGAACGGCATTGCCTGCGCGGGCATTGTGGCCATGATGTTCCTGACCTGCGCGGATGTCATCCTGCGCCTGGCCCGGTATCCCATTCCCGGGACGTATGAAATCGTGGGTTTTCTGGGAACGGTCG contains the following coding sequences:
- a CDS encoding TRAP transporter substrate-binding protein; this translates as MKRIIRIALAVLLLGVFSGLTTAWAGPTQLTYSIFFPPNHGQKVAADAWAKEVEKRTQGQVKIQVFAGGSLTQADQCYDGVVKGISDMCMSAFAYTRGRFPVMEALDLPLGYPNGRTATRVANEFYQKLKPRELNQVKVLYLHAHGPGLLHTVKPVRKLEDLRGMKIRSTGLSAKVIKALGAVPVAMPQGSTYESLQKGVVEGTIGPIEVLKGWKQAEVIKNTTECRDIGYTTAMFVVMNLKKWNSLPPNVRKAMEDVSTEWIDVHGKAWDDLDAEGRAYSLKLGNKILPLSKAESLRWRKAVDPVIDEYVNTVKASGVSGKSVVQEAELLIGKSGRPAKKK